One Nostoc sp. UHCC 0302 DNA window includes the following coding sequences:
- a CDS encoding type I restriction endonuclease subunit R, with product MTQTAAITEAITSLTDAHTRFGLVRIEDEQFFPEWFEELPEITEAEKTSLDVLRRRYLYHRADGDLLEGTVMLLVVSPLLAIAGFYDPPFKIAAESSVELVLNDGEELLRGQIDVLVLQNQFWVMVLEPKKTTLSVWTALPQALAYLMANPQPDKPVFGILTNGDDILFIKLRQTPTPQYDLSQVFALFTSAREVYEILQILKGIGQAISTV from the coding sequence ATGACACAGACAGCAGCAATTACAGAAGCGATTACCAGCTTAACGGATGCTCACACCCGATTCGGTTTAGTCCGCATTGAAGACGAGCAATTTTTTCCAGAGTGGTTTGAGGAATTACCTGAAATTACTGAAGCTGAAAAAACCTCATTAGATGTACTGCGGCGCAGATATCTATATCATCGGGCTGATGGTGATTTGTTAGAGGGGACAGTGATGTTGTTGGTAGTGTCTCCCTTACTAGCGATCGCAGGATTTTACGATCCTCCTTTTAAAATTGCCGCAGAGTCATCAGTAGAGTTGGTACTAAATGATGGAGAAGAGTTACTGCGGGGACAGATTGATGTTTTGGTGCTGCAAAATCAGTTTTGGGTTATGGTGTTAGAGCCGAAAAAAACTACGCTTTCGGTTTGGACAGCTTTGCCACAAGCATTAGCTTATTTGATGGCTAATCCTCAACCTGATAAACCTGTCTTTGGAATATTGACTAACGGGGACGATATTTTATTTATTAAATTGAGGCAAACACCTACCCCTCAATATGATCTGTCACAGGTGTTTGCTCTATTTACCTCTGCTAGAGAGGTGTATGAAATATTGCAAATCCTTAAAGGTATTGGTCAAGCAATTTCTACTGTATG